One part of the Vicinamibacterales bacterium genome encodes these proteins:
- a CDS encoding alpha/beta fold hydrolase, with product MDDANPPRWAARLLVATLVVVPLTGVVIGQAHIDGWAPPGGSATPQLPAAVIADPPSDKAFPAALAIVSIPSHGVALDATLYQASGQGPHGAVVLLHGLPGYEVNGDLAQAIRRAGWHVLLFHYRGMWGAGGAFSLSSAIEDTAQAVRFLRDAANAARYRVDPRRVVLIGHSFGGFLAGFEGSRNADIAGIAMLSAVNLGTLNDNPRERDSRLARWSTQLHPVPGVTASALFAEAARHGADWDYRRWAGRLRDRPVLIVTADDQNRADMDGLAAALRKESAAALQHHALQTDHSFSDRRIALQAILVRWLESLTSATTRAKNRAAQRR from the coding sequence ATGGACGACGCGAATCCGCCGCGGTGGGCGGCCCGCCTGCTCGTCGCGACGCTCGTCGTCGTGCCGCTGACCGGCGTGGTGATCGGACAAGCGCATATAGATGGATGGGCGCCACCCGGCGGCTCGGCCACGCCACAACTGCCGGCGGCGGTCATCGCCGACCCGCCGTCCGACAAGGCCTTCCCGGCGGCGCTCGCCATCGTCAGCATTCCCAGCCACGGTGTCGCGCTGGACGCGACGTTGTATCAGGCCAGCGGCCAGGGGCCGCACGGCGCCGTCGTCCTCCTGCACGGGCTGCCCGGCTACGAAGTCAACGGCGATCTGGCGCAGGCCATCCGCCGGGCGGGCTGGCACGTGCTGCTGTTCCACTATCGGGGCATGTGGGGCGCGGGCGGCGCGTTCTCGCTGTCGTCGGCGATCGAAGACACGGCGCAGGCCGTCCGTTTCCTCCGCGACGCCGCCAACGCGGCCAGGTACCGCGTCGACCCGCGACGCGTCGTCCTGATCGGCCACAGCTTCGGCGGGTTCCTCGCGGGATTCGAGGGCAGCCGGAACGCCGACATCGCGGGAATCGCGATGCTCTCCGCCGTGAACCTCGGCACGCTGAACGACAACCCGCGCGAACGTGATAGCCGCCTGGCGCGGTGGAGCACGCAGCTGCACCCCGTCCCGGGCGTCACCGCGTCCGCACTGTTCGCCGAGGCGGCGCGGCATGGAGCCGATTGGGATTACCGGCGCTGGGCGGGCCGGCTGCGCGATCGTCCGGTGCTGATCGTGACGGCCGACGATCAGAACCGCGCCGACATGGACGGTCTGGCGGCGGCGCTGCGGAAGGAGAGTGCCGCCGCGCTTCAACACCACGCGCTGCAAACGGATCACAGCTTCTCCGATCGCCGCATTGCGCTGCAGGCGATCCTCGTCCGCTGGCTGGAGAGTCTCACGAGTGCTACCACGAGAGCGAAGAACCGGGCGGCTCAGCGAAGGTAA
- a CDS encoding DUF488 domain-containing protein: MVVHTIGHSTRSLDEFIALLAAASVTRVVDVRAFPMSRRHPQFNKDALAATLAAAAIDYRHMPALGGRRPRQKGAQSRNGLWKVEAFRNYADYAASAAFARAIAELEALARERPTAFMCAEAVWWQCHRRLIADYMLARGWSVVHIVAPGQEQLASMTKGAVVQRDGTIEYPPPQPRLL, from the coding sequence ATGGTGGTCCATACCATCGGGCACTCCACGCGATCGCTCGACGAGTTCATCGCGTTGCTCGCCGCCGCCAGCGTCACCCGCGTCGTCGACGTGCGCGCCTTTCCCATGTCCCGGCGGCATCCGCAGTTCAACAAGGATGCGCTCGCGGCGACCCTGGCGGCCGCGGCCATCGATTACCGTCACATGCCGGCGCTCGGCGGCCGCCGCCCACGGCAGAAGGGAGCGCAGTCACGCAACGGCTTGTGGAAGGTGGAAGCATTCCGCAACTACGCCGACTATGCCGCCAGCGCCGCCTTCGCACGGGCGATCGCGGAACTCGAGGCGCTCGCGCGCGAACGACCGACGGCGTTCATGTGCGCGGAAGCGGTATGGTGGCAATGTCACCGCCGGCTGATTGCCGATTACATGCTGGCCCGCGGGTGGAGCGTAGTCCACATCGTCGCCCCGGGGCAGGAGCAGCTTGCCTCGATGACCAAGGGGGCCGTCGTCCAGCGGGACGGCACGATCGAGTATCCGCCGCCGCAACCGCGGCTGCTGTAA